A window of the Microbacterium sp. LWH13-1.2 genome harbors these coding sequences:
- a CDS encoding nuclear transport factor 2 family protein yields MTSAGEKWTEAYVEAWRSNDPQQIAALFSDDAKYLTSPDSEPRVGRAAIVAGWLEDLDDPDTWSFEWWIIREDAGFVAIEGRTKYPAERDYLNLWIVRLDDEGRATEFTEWYMPRPHED; encoded by the coding sequence ATGACCAGCGCAGGAGAGAAGTGGACCGAAGCGTACGTCGAAGCCTGGAGGTCGAACGATCCTCAGCAGATCGCGGCGCTCTTCAGTGACGATGCGAAGTATCTGACGAGCCCCGATTCCGAGCCTCGCGTCGGTCGAGCCGCCATCGTGGCCGGCTGGCTGGAAGATCTCGACGACCCGGACACGTGGTCCTTCGAGTGGTGGATCATCCGGGAGGATGCCGGTTTCGTGGCGATCGAGGGGCGGACGAAGTATCCCGCCGAACGCGACTACCTCAATCTCTGGATCGTGCGCCTGGACGATGAGGGGCGGGCGACCGAGTTCACCGAGTGGTACATGCCGCGTCCGCACGAGGACTGA
- a CDS encoding GTP pyrophosphokinase family protein — MTSLQVTDDAIQQTRELRDEFQRFLREYEFGMREVETKISILRDEFTHHHAYNPIEHVKSRLKTPDSIVEKIARKGIAEPDFERIRAEITDIAGVRVTCSFVADVYRLFDLLTAQDDVTVVTVKDYIATPKDNGYKSLHAIIEVPVFLSTGALSVPVEVQFRTIAMDFWASLEHKIYYKFSNQVPSHLVESLTDAAEAAAELDSRMERLHREAHGVPQRQLAPPPPPHVVQV, encoded by the coding sequence ATGACGTCCCTTCAGGTCACCGACGACGCCATCCAGCAGACTCGGGAGCTCCGCGATGAGTTCCAGCGCTTCCTGCGCGAATACGAGTTCGGGATGCGGGAGGTCGAGACGAAGATCTCGATCCTTCGTGACGAGTTCACCCACCACCACGCGTACAACCCGATCGAGCACGTCAAGAGCCGGCTGAAGACTCCCGACAGCATCGTCGAGAAGATCGCCCGCAAGGGCATCGCCGAGCCGGACTTCGAGCGCATCCGCGCCGAGATCACCGACATCGCCGGCGTGCGCGTCACCTGCAGCTTCGTCGCCGACGTCTACCGTCTGTTCGATCTGCTCACCGCGCAGGACGACGTGACCGTCGTCACCGTCAAGGACTACATCGCGACCCCGAAGGACAACGGCTACAAGAGCCTGCACGCGATCATCGAGGTGCCGGTGTTCCTGTCGACCGGTGCCCTGTCGGTGCCGGTCGAGGTGCAGTTCCGCACCATCGCGATGGACTTCTGGGCCAGCCTCGAGCACAAGATCTACTACAAGTTCTCGAACCAGGTGCCCTCGCACCTCGTCGAGAGCCTGACGGATGCCGCCGAGGCCGCCGCCGAGCTCGACAGTCGCATGGAGCGCCTGCACCGCGAGGCCCACGGTGTGCCCCAGCGCCAGCTCGCCCCGCCGCCGCCCCCGCACGTCGTGCAGGTCTGA
- a CDS encoding molybdopterin-dependent oxidoreductase, translating to MAQRSTAEDRGTGTRQSRGKRFFFWAAVSGVISGLVFLATAELFALIFARSASPLLAVGGFVIDIVPQPFKEFAIATFGEYDKIALLVGLGLAVVIASAIAGILQLLRPPLGVIALVVAGALSTAAIVTRAGVTPLAFLPPVLGTIAGSIIIVLLIRRLIAWRASAVPAAMVDRKGETAEPADAEAEASDGKPAKAMGRRQFFILAGIASVAAVVVGVASRTVSMTVASVASIRDALKLPSPKSTVTVPKGAELDIPGLTKLITPNKDFYRVDTALTVPTIDPETWRLVIDGMVDQRVEMSFQDILDMGLDEYAVTLTCVSNEVGGGLVGNAVWLGVPLRDVLKKAGVKSGADMVLSKSVDGYTASTPLSALTDDNLDAILAVGMNGEPLPLEHGFPVRMVVPGLYGYVSATKWLTELKVTTFDKDEAYWTPRGYSAEAPIKFASRVDTPKVGQAVDAGRIPIAGVAWAQTVGIERVEVRIDEGDWMPATLSAPINENTWVQWFMEWDATPGTHYVAVRAINKNGDMQIEERAPIAPNGSSGWQRSLIRVS from the coding sequence ATGGCACAGCGCAGCACCGCAGAAGACCGCGGCACGGGCACACGGCAGAGCAGGGGTAAGAGGTTCTTCTTCTGGGCGGCCGTCTCGGGCGTCATCAGCGGACTCGTCTTCCTCGCGACCGCCGAGCTGTTCGCGCTGATCTTCGCGCGCTCGGCCAGCCCCCTCCTCGCCGTCGGCGGATTCGTGATCGACATCGTGCCCCAGCCGTTCAAGGAGTTCGCGATCGCGACCTTCGGCGAGTACGACAAGATCGCGCTGCTGGTCGGTCTCGGTCTCGCGGTGGTGATCGCGTCGGCGATCGCAGGCATCCTGCAGCTGCTCCGTCCCCCGCTCGGCGTCATCGCCCTGGTGGTCGCGGGCGCGCTCTCCACCGCGGCGATCGTGACGAGGGCCGGTGTCACGCCCCTCGCCTTCCTGCCTCCCGTGCTCGGAACCATCGCAGGATCGATCATCATCGTGCTGCTCATCCGCCGCCTCATCGCGTGGAGGGCATCCGCCGTTCCCGCCGCGATGGTCGACCGCAAGGGTGAGACCGCGGAGCCGGCGGATGCCGAGGCCGAGGCCTCCGACGGCAAGCCCGCGAAGGCGATGGGTCGTCGACAGTTCTTCATCCTCGCCGGCATCGCCAGTGTCGCAGCCGTCGTCGTCGGCGTCGCCTCGCGCACCGTGAGCATGACGGTCGCATCGGTCGCGTCGATCCGTGACGCGCTCAAGCTGCCGTCGCCGAAGTCGACGGTGACCGTCCCGAAGGGGGCCGAGCTCGACATCCCGGGCCTCACCAAGCTCATCACGCCGAACAAGGACTTCTACCGCGTCGACACCGCACTGACCGTTCCGACGATCGACCCCGAGACCTGGCGTCTCGTGATCGACGGCATGGTCGATCAGCGCGTCGAGATGAGCTTCCAGGACATCCTCGACATGGGTCTCGACGAGTACGCGGTCACGCTGACCTGTGTCTCGAACGAGGTCGGCGGCGGCCTCGTCGGCAACGCCGTGTGGCTGGGTGTTCCGCTGCGCGACGTGCTGAAGAAGGCCGGAGTGAAGTCCGGTGCCGACATGGTGCTGTCGAAGAGCGTCGACGGCTACACCGCCAGCACTCCGCTGTCGGCGTTGACCGATGACAACCTCGACGCGATCCTCGCCGTGGGCATGAACGGCGAGCCGCTGCCCCTCGAGCACGGCTTCCCCGTGCGCATGGTGGTGCCGGGGCTCTACGGCTACGTCTCGGCGACCAAGTGGCTCACCGAGCTCAAGGTCACCACGTTCGACAAGGACGAGGCCTACTGGACGCCCCGTGGATACAGCGCAGAGGCGCCGATCAAGTTCGCCTCGCGGGTCGACACTCCCAAGGTCGGCCAGGCTGTCGATGCCGGTCGCATCCCGATCGCCGGTGTCGCGTGGGCGCAGACTGTGGGCATCGAGCGCGTCGAGGTGCGCATCGACGAGGGGGACTGGATGCCGGCGACGCTGTCGGCGCCGATCAACGAGAACACGTGGGTGCAGTGGTTCATGGAGTGGGATGCCACACCGGGCACGCACTACGTGGCCGTGCGCGCGATCAACAAGAACGGCGACATGCAGATCGAGGAGCGCGCACCGATCGCGCCGAACGGATCGTCGGGCTGGCAGCGTTCGCTCATCCGCGTCTCGTGA
- a CDS encoding MogA/MoaB family molybdenum cofactor biosynthesis protein has product MTSLPACVITVSDRSFAGEREDRGGPIAVSLLRDAGWHCPDAEVIPDGAASVADALRRAVARGVRLIVTTGGTGVSPRDETPEGTRQVITREVPGIAEELRRSGLSDTPLSVLSRGLAGVVDPAGSLVVNLPGSTRAVASGVPVVLTVARHVVDQVEGGDHA; this is encoded by the coding sequence ATGACGTCGCTCCCCGCCTGCGTGATCACCGTCTCGGACCGATCGTTCGCCGGGGAACGCGAAGACAGAGGCGGTCCGATCGCGGTGAGTCTGCTGCGGGATGCCGGGTGGCACTGCCCGGACGCCGAGGTCATCCCCGACGGGGCCGCCTCCGTCGCCGATGCGCTGCGCCGAGCGGTCGCGCGCGGTGTACGGCTGATCGTGACGACGGGCGGCACGGGGGTCAGCCCGCGTGACGAGACCCCCGAGGGCACCCGTCAGGTGATCACCCGCGAGGTGCCGGGCATCGCCGAGGAGCTGCGTCGCAGCGGTCTCTCCGACACCCCGCTGTCGGTGCTCTCCCGCGGACTCGCCGGTGTCGTCGACCCGGCAGGATCGCTCGTCGTGAACCTTCCGGGATCCACGCGTGCTGTCGCATCCGGAGTCCCCGTGGTGCTGACCGTCGCGAGACACGTGGTCGACCAGGTCGAGGGCGGTGACCACGCGTGA
- a CDS encoding molybdenum cofactor biosynthesis protein MoaE — protein MNEVRIAAISDQRLDLEAHLAAVEDPALGGVTTFIGRVRDNDPDAETPVVGLEYSSHPDAETTLRRIAEEAAADAVGDARVAVAVSHRIGRLDVGDAAVVIAVAAEHRAEAFEVCRAIIEDIKTSLPVWKRQVESDGSTSWKGIGG, from the coding sequence GTGAACGAGGTGCGGATCGCCGCGATCTCCGACCAGCGTCTCGACCTCGAGGCTCATCTCGCCGCCGTCGAGGACCCCGCGCTGGGCGGCGTGACGACCTTCATCGGCCGCGTGCGCGACAATGACCCCGATGCCGAGACGCCTGTCGTCGGGCTCGAGTACAGCTCGCACCCCGACGCCGAGACCACGCTGCGACGCATCGCGGAGGAGGCAGCAGCGGATGCCGTCGGCGACGCCCGCGTGGCAGTCGCCGTGAGCCACCGCATCGGACGGCTCGACGTGGGTGATGCGGCCGTCGTGATCGCGGTCGCCGCCGAGCATCGCGCCGAGGCGTTCGAGGTGTGCCGCGCGATCATCGAGGACATCAAGACCTCGCTGCCCGTGTGGAAGCGTCAGGTCGAGTCCGACGGGTCGACGTCGTGGAAGGGCATCGGCGGCTGA
- a CDS encoding MoaD/ThiS family protein has protein sequence MTAPLTATVRVRYFAAAAEAAGTDSEERGERSLAQLRAGVIADHPALADILPRCAVMVDGVRSDDDRSLEGAQLIDVLPPFAGG, from the coding sequence ATGACCGCGCCGCTGACCGCGACCGTCCGCGTGCGCTACTTCGCGGCCGCGGCGGAGGCTGCGGGCACCGATTCCGAGGAACGCGGCGAGCGCTCGCTCGCCCAGCTCCGCGCCGGTGTGATCGCCGACCATCCGGCGCTTGCCGACATCCTCCCGCGGTGCGCGGTGATGGTCGACGGCGTGCGCAGCGACGACGACCGATCGCTCGAGGGTGCTCAGCTGATCGACGTGCTCCCGCCGTTCGCCGGAGGCTAG
- the moaC gene encoding cyclic pyranopterin monophosphate synthase MoaC produces MSFTHLDSAGHAHMVDVTAKQPTVRTATARGFVRCSPEVIAALRDGTAPKGDVLAVARIAGIQAAKSTPSLLPLAHVIGVHRANVELDIVEDGVHVEATVGTADRTGVEMEALTAVSVSALAIVDMIKGLDRSVVIEDVRIVAKSGGRSGDWVREGETR; encoded by the coding sequence ATGAGTTTCACGCACCTCGACTCGGCCGGTCATGCGCACATGGTCGATGTGACCGCCAAGCAGCCGACCGTCCGCACCGCGACCGCCCGCGGCTTCGTGCGCTGCAGCCCCGAGGTCATCGCGGCGCTGCGCGACGGCACCGCCCCCAAGGGCGACGTGCTCGCGGTCGCCCGCATCGCCGGCATCCAGGCCGCCAAGTCGACGCCGTCATTGCTGCCGCTCGCCCACGTGATCGGCGTGCACCGAGCGAACGTCGAGCTCGACATCGTCGAGGACGGCGTGCACGTAGAGGCGACCGTCGGCACCGCCGACCGCACCGGCGTCGAGATGGAGGCCCTCACGGCCGTCTCGGTGAGCGCTCTCGCGATCGTCGACATGATCAAGGGGCTCGACCGCTCGGTCGTCATCGAAGACGTGCGCATCGTCGCGAAGTCCGGCGGACGCTCGGGCGATTGGGTGCGCGAGGGCGAGACCCGATGA
- the glp gene encoding gephyrin-like molybdotransferase Glp translates to MSAANGSRRTVEEQLALVLDAVRVLPTENRAIRDAAHRTLAEPATAAHDIPLFDNSAMDGFAVRAADVSAASADNPVVLRVVADLPAGVSDDPPLDAGETARIMTGSPTPSAADAIVPFEDTAGGLADSLGEVRVLRAPAAPGAFVRRRGVDLHAGDAVILAGERLGAFQLAAAVAAGVETVSVTRAPRVAVVSTGSELLSLGEPAARGRIPDSNGPLLELLVADADADVVLVARVTDDADAVRTVTATAVERGADVIVFTGGVSAGAYEPVRGAFEGQGAVEFASVAMQPGKPQAFGALDSGTLVFGLPGNPVSVAVSFEVFVRPALLALQGRSEIHRPRASFTADAAWTTPPGRRQYLPAVVDLANRTVRPATAGGSGSHLAGGLARARAFAIVPAEVEAVAVGDAIDVMLVE, encoded by the coding sequence GTGAGCGCCGCGAACGGCAGCCGCCGCACGGTCGAGGAGCAGCTCGCTCTCGTTCTCGACGCCGTGCGCGTTCTCCCGACCGAGAACCGCGCTATCCGCGACGCCGCCCACCGCACCCTCGCGGAGCCCGCGACGGCGGCCCACGACATCCCGCTCTTCGACAACTCGGCGATGGACGGCTTCGCGGTGCGAGCGGCCGACGTCTCCGCAGCATCCGCCGACAACCCGGTGGTGCTGCGCGTGGTCGCCGACCTGCCCGCCGGGGTGTCCGACGACCCGCCTCTGGATGCCGGCGAGACCGCGCGGATCATGACGGGCTCACCGACGCCGAGCGCCGCCGATGCGATCGTGCCCTTCGAGGACACCGCCGGAGGACTCGCCGACTCGCTGGGCGAAGTGCGGGTGCTGCGAGCACCGGCCGCACCGGGAGCATTCGTCCGCCGCCGCGGCGTCGACCTGCATGCGGGGGATGCCGTGATCCTCGCCGGCGAGCGCCTCGGCGCTTTCCAGCTCGCGGCCGCCGTCGCCGCCGGCGTCGAGACCGTCTCGGTGACCCGCGCACCGCGCGTCGCCGTCGTCTCGACCGGCAGTGAGCTGCTATCGCTGGGTGAGCCCGCCGCCCGTGGTCGCATCCCCGACTCGAACGGCCCCCTGCTCGAACTCCTCGTCGCGGATGCCGATGCCGATGTCGTTCTCGTGGCGCGTGTCACGGATGACGCCGACGCCGTGCGCACCGTCACCGCGACCGCCGTCGAACGAGGTGCCGATGTGATCGTGTTCACGGGAGGCGTCAGCGCGGGCGCCTACGAGCCGGTGCGCGGTGCCTTCGAGGGCCAGGGGGCCGTCGAGTTCGCGAGCGTGGCGATGCAGCCGGGCAAACCGCAGGCATTCGGCGCGCTCGACTCGGGCACGCTCGTGTTCGGCCTGCCGGGCAACCCGGTGAGCGTCGCGGTCTCGTTCGAGGTCTTCGTGCGGCCCGCGCTGCTCGCCCTGCAGGGTCGCTCCGAGATCCACCGCCCTCGCGCATCCTTCACGGCGGATGCCGCCTGGACCACCCCACCCGGACGCCGCCAGTACCTGCCCGCCGTCGTCGACCTCGCGAACCGGACGGTGCGCCCCGCGACCGCCGGAGGATCCGGGTCGCACCTGGCCGGTGGCCTCGCCCGGGCACGCGCGTTCGCGATCGTGCCCGCCGAGGTCGAGGCCGTCGCCGTGGGCGACGCGATCGATGTCATGCTGGTCGAATGA
- a CDS encoding HesA/MoeB/ThiF family protein translates to MQPLVAPAPALDPAELVRTARHAVLAGIGEEGQRRLAAAHVTVVGAGGLGSPVLLALAAAGVGSITVIDDDIVELTNLQRQLAHRVEDIGRPKTASAERAILALSPGADVVTAAERLDSENAERLFAGADIVVDTSDSFATRRDVAAATEALGIPLVWGAVQEWHAQATVFWSGPPEGHPPVVLADLFPLGTEGEPPSCAQVGVLGALCVQVGGMLAGEVVKLITGAGEPLLGRLAIIDAFTSRQHEIAIRSAVSA, encoded by the coding sequence ATGCAGCCGCTCGTCGCCCCCGCGCCCGCTCTCGACCCGGCAGAACTCGTCCGCACCGCCAGGCACGCGGTGCTCGCGGGCATCGGAGAAGAGGGGCAGCGCCGCCTCGCCGCAGCCCACGTCACCGTGGTCGGGGCCGGCGGCCTCGGCTCCCCCGTGCTCCTTGCGCTGGCTGCGGCCGGAGTCGGCAGCATCACGGTGATCGACGACGACATCGTGGAGTTGACCAATCTGCAGCGGCAGCTCGCGCACCGGGTCGAGGACATCGGCAGGCCGAAGACCGCATCGGCCGAGCGCGCGATCCTGGCGCTGTCGCCCGGGGCGGATGTCGTGACGGCAGCCGAGCGACTCGACTCCGAGAACGCCGAGCGCCTGTTCGCGGGCGCTGACATCGTCGTCGACACGAGCGACTCCTTCGCGACGCGGCGCGATGTCGCCGCCGCGACCGAAGCCCTCGGCATCCCGCTCGTGTGGGGCGCCGTTCAGGAGTGGCACGCACAGGCGACCGTGTTCTGGTCGGGTCCGCCCGAGGGGCACCCGCCCGTCGTCCTGGCCGACCTCTTCCCGCTCGGCACCGAGGGCGAGCCGCCGAGCTGCGCGCAGGTCGGCGTGCTCGGGGCCCTGTGCGTGCAGGTGGGCGGGATGCTGGCGGGCGAGGTCGTGAAGCTCATCACCGGCGCGGGCGAGCCGCTGCTCGGTCGACTCGCCATCATCGACGCCTTCACCTCGAGACAGCACGAGATCGCGATCCGATCGGCGGTGTCGGCGTGA
- a CDS encoding TOBE domain-containing protein has protein sequence MQSFRISRAAQLLGVSDDTVRRWIDQGLLSTTDAVPAEIPGDALAARAVQLAEEAQESNHALSSARNRFVGIVTRVQIDGVMAQVDLQAGPHRVVSLMSAEAAHELQLEVGSLAAASVKATQVVVEVPKG, from the coding sequence ATGCAGAGCTTTCGGATCTCCCGCGCGGCACAGCTGCTCGGGGTGAGCGACGACACGGTGCGGCGCTGGATCGATCAGGGCCTGCTGTCGACGACCGACGCCGTCCCGGCCGAGATCCCCGGAGACGCTCTCGCCGCGCGCGCTGTGCAGCTCGCCGAGGAGGCGCAGGAGTCGAATCACGCGCTCTCCAGCGCCCGCAACCGCTTCGTGGGGATCGTGACCCGCGTGCAGATCGACGGAGTCATGGCGCAGGTCGACCTGCAGGCAGGACCGCACCGCGTCGTCTCGCTGATGTCGGCCGAAGCCGCCCATGAGCTGCAGCTCGAGGTGGGCTCGCTCGCTGCCGCATCCGTCAAGGCGACGCAGGTCGTCGTCGAAGTGCCGAAGGGCTGA
- the modA gene encoding molybdate ABC transporter substrate-binding protein, protein MNRTLRRAVTVVLTAAALALTGCAAGAESPTPTATGDAAESTVSGELTVYAAASLSGAFDEIGAAFTEANPDVDVSGVYDGSSTLVTQLLEGAPADVFASADEANMDKLEDAAVDPTLFASNTLVIAVPTGNPGGVETLDDLADVTTVLCAPEVPCGAASATLLSNAGVTVEAASLEQNVTAVLTKVAASEADAGLVYATDVIGRDDVEVIVPDGADEVVNHYPIAALSEAPNSAAAEAFVAFVRSDEGQRILADFGFGAP, encoded by the coding sequence ATGAACCGCACTCTCCGCCGCGCCGTCACGGTGGTCCTGACCGCCGCCGCTCTCGCCCTCACGGGGTGCGCTGCTGGTGCCGAGTCGCCGACGCCGACCGCCACTGGCGATGCGGCCGAGAGCACCGTGAGCGGGGAGCTGACGGTCTACGCGGCCGCCTCGCTCTCCGGTGCGTTCGACGAGATCGGCGCGGCGTTCACCGAGGCGAACCCCGATGTCGACGTCAGCGGCGTGTACGACGGCTCGTCGACGCTGGTCACCCAGCTGCTCGAGGGCGCCCCGGCCGACGTGTTCGCCTCGGCAGACGAGGCGAACATGGACAAGCTCGAGGATGCCGCGGTCGACCCGACCCTGTTCGCGTCGAACACTCTCGTGATCGCGGTGCCGACCGGCAACCCCGGCGGCGTCGAGACCCTCGACGACCTGGCCGACGTCACGACTGTGCTGTGCGCCCCCGAGGTGCCGTGCGGTGCTGCATCCGCCACGCTGCTCTCGAACGCCGGCGTCACGGTCGAAGCGGCCAGCCTCGAGCAGAACGTCACCGCGGTGCTCACCAAGGTCGCGGCATCCGAGGCGGATGCCGGGCTCGTGTACGCGACCGATGTGATCGGCCGCGACGACGTCGAGGTGATCGTGCCGGACGGCGCCGACGAGGTCGTCAACCACTATCCGATCGCGGCGCTGTCGGAGGCCCCGAACTCCGCGGCTGCCGAGGCGTTCGTCGCCTTCGTGCGGTCAGACGAGGGGCAGCGCATCCTGGCCGACTTCGGGTTCGGAGCACCGTGA
- the modB gene encoding molybdate ABC transporter permease subunit, translated as MSAAAARGYAPRALAIPALIGLAFLILPLAALVARVEWSTFIADVTSEAARSALLLSLGTGLIATVLCIVIGVPLALTIARSGPRLAAVLRAAVTVPLVLPPMVGGVALLYLFGRAGWFGGLGLSFSTPAVVLAQTFVALPFLVLAVEGAVRTSGVEYERTAAALGAGRWTILRRITLPLAAPGIVAGVVLCFARAIGEFGATALFAGNRPGVTQTMPLAIYTAFNGAGVTQGAAVALALLLLATAILVLLLVRGWRPGAAR; from the coding sequence GTGAGTGCGGCCGCAGCGCGCGGATATGCACCGCGTGCCCTGGCCATCCCCGCGCTGATCGGCCTCGCGTTCCTCATCCTCCCGCTCGCGGCTCTGGTCGCCCGTGTCGAGTGGTCGACCTTCATCGCCGACGTGACGTCGGAGGCCGCACGCTCGGCGCTGCTGCTCTCGCTCGGAACAGGTCTCATCGCCACCGTGCTCTGCATCGTGATCGGAGTGCCGCTGGCTCTGACGATCGCCCGTTCCGGCCCTCGTCTCGCCGCCGTGCTGAGGGCCGCCGTCACCGTTCCGCTCGTGCTGCCGCCCATGGTCGGCGGCGTCGCGCTGCTCTATCTGTTCGGACGAGCGGGGTGGTTCGGCGGCCTCGGCCTCTCGTTCAGCACTCCGGCCGTCGTGCTCGCGCAGACCTTCGTGGCGCTGCCCTTCCTGGTGCTGGCCGTCGAGGGTGCCGTGCGCACCTCCGGGGTCGAGTACGAGCGCACGGCGGCGGCTCTGGGCGCCGGACGCTGGACGATCCTCCGCCGCATCACGCTGCCGCTCGCCGCGCCCGGCATCGTCGCCGGAGTGGTGCTGTGCTTCGCCCGGGCCATCGGCGAGTTCGGAGCCACTGCGCTCTTCGCCGGCAATCGCCCCGGGGTCACACAGACCATGCCGCTCGCGATCTACACCGCCTTCAACGGTGCGGGTGTGACGCAGGGCGCCGCCGTCGCGTTGGCGCTGCTGCTGCTCGCCACCGCGATCCTCGTGCTGCTGCTCGTACGGGGCTGGCGGCCAGGGGCTGCGCGATGA
- a CDS encoding ABC transporter ATP-binding protein, with the protein MSAGDGLRAHVVVPREHFMVDVSLQVQAGETVAVMGPSGAGKSTLLQALAGLEPLGGGEIAVEGRVVDRVAKPRVRTEPMRRGVVLLGQKPRLFPHLSVGENVAFGPRAAGIENRAARAGADDWLARVGLPGSGDRMPHELSGGEQQRVAVARALAASPRVVLLDEPLVALDPETAGDIRRMLRDQLVSTTTVAVTHDAADAVGLADRLIVVEGGRVTQEGPVRDVLAAPASGFVASIAGVNRLVGAASGGGWRSGEVLLTSADPASRALAATDGAALAAVFRPGDVRVADTGPESWPAVVARIEPTLGGMRAHTDVGAVDLSLDAAGGVAVGDRIRLRVDPALVRFVAVP; encoded by the coding sequence ATGAGCGCCGGGGATGGCCTGCGCGCTCACGTGGTCGTGCCGCGGGAGCACTTCATGGTCGATGTCTCGCTGCAGGTGCAGGCGGGGGAGACGGTCGCCGTGATGGGGCCGAGCGGTGCGGGCAAGTCGACGCTGCTGCAGGCGCTCGCCGGACTCGAGCCGCTGGGTGGGGGGGAGATCGCCGTCGAGGGTCGGGTCGTCGACCGGGTAGCGAAGCCACGGGTGCGGACCGAGCCGATGCGCCGCGGTGTCGTGCTGCTGGGGCAGAAGCCGAGGCTGTTCCCCCATCTCTCGGTCGGCGAGAACGTCGCCTTCGGTCCGCGCGCTGCGGGCATCGAGAATCGTGCTGCCCGCGCAGGCGCTGACGACTGGCTCGCACGGGTCGGGCTTCCCGGCTCCGGTGACCGGATGCCGCACGAGCTGTCCGGCGGTGAGCAGCAGCGCGTCGCGGTCGCTCGTGCGCTCGCCGCATCCCCTCGCGTCGTGCTGCTCGACGAGCCGCTCGTCGCACTGGACCCCGAGACGGCCGGTGACATCAGGCGGATGCTGCGCGACCAGCTCGTCTCGACCACCACCGTGGCGGTCACGCACGATGCCGCGGATGCCGTCGGGCTCGCCGACCGGCTGATCGTCGTCGAGGGTGGTCGCGTGACGCAGGAGGGGCCGGTGCGCGACGTGCTCGCCGCACCGGCATCCGGTTTCGTCGCATCGATCGCCGGGGTGAATCGCCTGGTGGGTGCGGCGAGTGGGGGAGGGTGGCGCAGCGGCGAGGTGCTGCTGACCAGCGCCGATCCTGCGTCGCGTGCGCTCGCAGCGACGGATGGTGCTGCGCTCGCCGCGGTCTTCCGCCCGGGCGATGTGCGGGTGGCCGACACCGGACCGGAGTCGTGGCCGGCTGTGGTCGCGCGCATCGAGCCCACGCTGGGAGGCATGCGCGCGCACACCGATGTCGGGGCGGTCGACCTGTCGCTGGATGCTGCCGGAGGGGTCGCGGTCGGTGACCGGATTCGGCTGCGGGTGGACCCGGCCCTGGTGCGGTTCGTCGCGGTGCCCTGA